Proteins encoded within one genomic window of Rossellomorea vietnamensis:
- a CDS encoding FusB/FusC family EF-G-binding protein, which yields MDPFIRNDQYNFIKYQTQALINGYSTVNDLGVLEALRGLVYDKVMNLFENLTPLQQKELQSIVTIRDTEQAEDFLIGLKPFVIPFPALSDSAVKKLFPKVKKLKTPALDEIQLKDISYLGWNDYGQERKYIVAEYEGKLRGFKGTFKNSSKKGLCTICNTFGNVGFYLSESKTSAHGTFVKKGNYICQDSDECNEKLKDKEKLDDFIQRINH from the coding sequence ATGGATCCATTTATTCGAAATGATCAATACAATTTCATCAAGTATCAAACACAGGCGCTGATTAACGGGTATTCAACCGTAAATGATCTTGGTGTTCTCGAAGCATTGAGGGGACTCGTGTACGATAAGGTGATGAATCTATTTGAAAACCTAACCCCACTGCAGCAAAAGGAACTCCAATCGATTGTTACTATCAGGGATACAGAGCAGGCAGAGGACTTTCTGATTGGACTAAAACCATTCGTGATCCCTTTTCCTGCATTGAGTGATTCCGCAGTGAAAAAATTATTCCCTAAGGTAAAAAAGTTAAAAACACCTGCATTGGATGAAATACAGTTAAAAGATATTTCCTATCTGGGCTGGAACGATTACGGTCAGGAAAGGAAATATATCGTTGCAGAATACGAAGGGAAGTTGAGAGGCTTCAAAGGGACATTCAAAAACAGCAGCAAGAAAGGACTTTGTACGATATGTAACACGTTTGGAAACGTAGGGTTTTACCTTTCCGAATCCAAAACGTCTGCTCATGGAACCTTTGTAAAGAAGGGGAATTATATTTGTCAGGACAGCGATGAATGCAATGAAAAGCTGAAAGATAAAGAGAAATTGGATGATTTTATCCAACGGATTAATCATTAA
- a CDS encoding nitroreductase family protein: MNTTKINDFNEIITGRRSIRNYDPSVKISKEEMTEILTEATLAPSSVNLQPWRFVVIDSAEGKETLAPLAKFNQNQVKTSSAVIAVFVDMNSLDYADEIYNKAVEEGLMPAEVRDRQLPAIKGLLETMPQDQFREMNLIDAGLVSMQLMLAARAHGYDTNPIGGYEKDQIAEAYGMEKERYYPVMLISIGKAADAGYKSVRLPIESIAEWK, translated from the coding sequence ATGAATACAACAAAAATCAATGATTTCAATGAAATTATCACAGGTCGTCGTTCAATCCGAAACTATGACCCATCCGTAAAAATCAGCAAAGAAGAAATGACAGAAATTCTTACAGAGGCAACACTTGCACCGTCTTCTGTTAATCTGCAACCTTGGCGTTTTGTTGTCATCGACAGTGCAGAAGGAAAAGAAACCCTTGCACCACTTGCCAAATTCAACCAAAACCAGGTGAAAACATCTTCTGCAGTCATCGCTGTATTTGTTGATATGAACAGCCTCGACTATGCGGATGAAATATACAACAAAGCTGTTGAAGAAGGACTAATGCCTGCAGAAGTTAGAGACAGACAGCTGCCAGCCATTAAAGGTTTACTTGAAACAATGCCTCAAGATCAGTTCAGGGAAATGAACCTTATTGATGCAGGATTAGTATCCATGCAATTGATGCTTGCTGCACGTGCCCACGGATATGATACCAATCCGATAGGTGGATATGAAAAAGATCAAATTGCCGAAGCTTATGGTATGGAGAAAGAACGTTATTATCCTGTCATGCTGATTTCAATCGGGAAAGCTGCCGATGCGGGGTACAAATCAGTCAGATTACCAATCGAATCCATTGCAGAATGGAAATAA
- a CDS encoding MarR family winged helix-turn-helix transcriptional regulator, translating into MSNSCREEEKIIVQLNDIYKQMSPKFERCTGISQSRLDLLHRLFEVEEISQTALQREVNIDSAAVTRHLKQLEGKGMVSRRKNPADNRFTYVRLTEEGRMKIEAYREEKEIFISKVFKTFTEEERSILSGMLNRIQDNVQDIEY; encoded by the coding sequence TTGTCCAACTCGTGCCGTGAGGAAGAGAAGATCATTGTTCAACTCAATGATATATATAAGCAAATGAGTCCGAAGTTTGAGCGCTGTACCGGTATCAGTCAATCGCGCCTGGACCTTTTGCACAGACTGTTTGAAGTGGAAGAAATCAGTCAGACCGCGCTTCAGCGTGAAGTGAATATAGACAGTGCCGCCGTGACCAGGCACCTGAAACAACTTGAAGGAAAAGGAATGGTTTCCCGTCGTAAGAATCCTGCGGATAACCGTTTTACTTATGTTCGACTGACAGAAGAAGGAAGAATGAAGATTGAAGCTTACAGGGAAGAGAAAGAGATTTTTATCTCTAAAGTCTTCAAGACCTTCACTGAAGAAGAACGTTCGATTTTATCTGGAATGCTGAACAGAATTCAGGATAATGTCCAAGACATCGAATACTAA
- a CDS encoding ArsR/SmtB family transcription factor, whose protein sequence is MDILHMTSRKRETYEVRIESSLLWECALGIAAITNTRLIDTLERPKEFWDKLKKSLTDSLMQDLEYVEKNNTWKSLLLLLHQREFGTLQEFITYLDDLEDEEIKYHCIPYIGHKFQELRKLASKGDVTSRNKLKEHTDDNPYYPGYIEFICTTNVHNLKKHLMSVMTRWYEEVIRPEQETQTGILKRDRQSKVEMSEKLNPEALVEWATGGITYLPEPAVHTVLLIPQSIYRPWNVEGDIEGVKVFYYPVANESIYPDDKDMPSYFLVQKHKALGDEARLRMVKFLKRSERTLQEITNELDMGKSTVHHHLKILRSARLVETLDGKYRLKENAVQSLSNELNHYLTKE, encoded by the coding sequence ATGGATATACTTCATATGACCAGTCGGAAGAGAGAAACATACGAGGTGAGAATCGAATCTTCCCTGCTATGGGAATGTGCTTTAGGGATTGCTGCGATCACCAACACGAGGCTTATTGATACGTTAGAGAGGCCCAAAGAATTTTGGGACAAGTTGAAAAAGTCTCTAACGGACTCCCTGATGCAGGATTTAGAGTATGTAGAAAAGAATAATACGTGGAAATCCCTTCTCCTGTTATTGCATCAAAGGGAATTTGGTACCTTACAAGAGTTCATCACGTATTTGGATGATTTGGAAGATGAAGAAATCAAATACCACTGCATTCCCTACATAGGACATAAATTTCAAGAACTTCGAAAGCTTGCATCAAAGGGGGATGTGACATCACGGAACAAATTAAAAGAACATACGGACGATAACCCATATTATCCAGGCTATATCGAATTCATCTGCACTACAAATGTCCATAACCTTAAGAAGCACTTAATGAGTGTAATGACCAGATGGTACGAAGAAGTGATTCGACCTGAACAAGAGACACAAACTGGAATATTGAAAAGGGATAGGCAGTCTAAGGTAGAGATGAGTGAAAAACTCAATCCCGAGGCTTTGGTGGAATGGGCCACCGGCGGCATCACCTATTTACCCGAGCCAGCTGTCCACACTGTACTCCTCATTCCCCAGTCCATTTACCGCCCTTGGAATGTCGAAGGGGATATTGAAGGAGTGAAGGTGTTTTATTATCCAGTCGCCAACGAAAGTATCTATCCCGATGACAAGGATATGCCAAGCTATTTTCTCGTCCAGAAGCATAAGGCACTCGGGGATGAAGCCCGCCTGCGAATGGTGAAATTCTTGAAGAGATCAGAACGGACCCTCCAGGAAATCACCAACGAACTGGATATGGGGAAATCCACCGTCCACCATCATTTAAAAATTCTCAGATCTGCCAGGCTCGTTGAAACCCTGGATGGAAAATATCGCCTGAAAGAGAATGCCGTTCAATCATTATCGAATGAATTGAATCACTATTTAACAAAGGAATAA
- a CDS encoding ribonuclease J, translating to METNEQGLTIFALGGLNEIGKNMYVVKYGDDIVIIDCGGKFPDESLLGIDLIIPDVSYLEKNKDKIRGLIVTHGHEDHIGGIPYLLKKINIPIYATHFTLGLIQLKLEEHKLVRDTKLLTIDAESSINLGSIDVSFFKVSHSIPDCLGIVFHTPEGKVVHTGDFKFDLTPANHQYADIHKMARIGDEGVLVLLSESTNAERSGFTPSEHMVGNHMDEAFFKARGKIFVSTFASNVNRVQQVVDSSVKTNRKLALLGRSMINVVSVAMDRGYLTVPEGMLIDAGEIDALPPEKVAILCTGSQGEAMAALGRLSTGNFRGVSIYPDDTVILAASPIPGNEKDVSRIIDNLFQLGAHVIYGSGSSTGMHVSGHGYQEDLKLMLTLMKPTYFIPIHGEYRMLHHHRLLAESVGVENGNTFIIKNGEAVDIKNSIAHQTRSHQAGDTYVDGLSVGDIGSIVLRDRKQLSEDGMLIIVVTLNKADHTIISGPDTISRGFVFVRDSEELLKDINQLVKKVVDDLTEANIRDWKEMKQAIKKDVGQFLFKQLRRKPVLLPIIIEI from the coding sequence TTGGAAACAAATGAACAGGGTTTGACTATTTTTGCACTGGGTGGATTGAATGAAATTGGAAAAAACATGTATGTAGTGAAATATGGTGATGATATCGTCATCATTGACTGCGGGGGTAAGTTCCCCGATGAGAGTCTCTTAGGAATCGATTTAATTATTCCCGACGTTTCCTATCTTGAGAAAAACAAAGACAAAATCCGGGGTCTCATTGTCACGCATGGGCATGAGGATCATATTGGAGGGATTCCCTACCTTCTCAAAAAAATCAACATCCCTATTTATGCTACTCATTTCACATTGGGATTAATCCAATTAAAGTTAGAAGAGCATAAGCTCGTCCGGGATACAAAACTTTTAACGATTGATGCTGAGAGTTCAATCAATTTGGGATCCATCGATGTATCTTTCTTCAAGGTCAGTCACAGCATACCCGATTGTCTGGGAATTGTCTTTCATACGCCGGAAGGAAAGGTCGTTCATACAGGAGACTTTAAATTTGATCTAACTCCTGCCAATCACCAATATGCAGATATTCATAAAATGGCACGGATTGGAGATGAAGGTGTCCTGGTACTGCTTTCTGAAAGCACCAATGCAGAACGGAGCGGGTTTACACCATCAGAACATATGGTAGGTAACCATATGGATGAAGCATTCTTTAAAGCGCGTGGCAAGATCTTCGTTTCCACTTTTGCTTCCAATGTGAATCGTGTACAGCAAGTGGTGGACTCTTCCGTCAAGACGAATCGGAAGCTGGCGTTATTAGGTCGAAGCATGATTAATGTAGTATCTGTTGCAATGGATCGGGGGTATTTGACGGTTCCTGAGGGCATGCTGATTGATGCAGGTGAAATCGATGCGTTACCTCCAGAAAAAGTAGCCATTTTATGTACAGGGAGTCAAGGGGAAGCCATGGCTGCCCTCGGTCGATTGTCGACTGGTAACTTCCGCGGTGTATCCATTTATCCAGATGATACGGTCATCCTTGCAGCATCACCTATACCCGGTAACGAAAAAGACGTATCCCGCATCATTGATAACCTTTTCCAACTCGGTGCCCACGTCATTTATGGAAGTGGAAGCTCTACAGGAATGCATGTTTCAGGGCATGGTTATCAAGAAGACTTAAAACTCATGCTGACACTAATGAAACCAACGTACTTTATCCCCATTCACGGGGAATATCGAATGCTCCACCATCACCGTTTACTTGCAGAATCGGTGGGCGTGGAGAATGGGAATACATTTATCATCAAAAACGGGGAAGCCGTTGATATTAAGAATTCCATCGCTCATCAAACCCGCTCTCATCAAGCGGGTGATACCTATGTGGACGGTTTGAGTGTTGGAGATATTGGCTCAATTGTCCTGCGCGATCGCAAGCAGCTTTCAGAGGATGGGATGCTGATAATCGTCGTAACCCTCAATAAAGCTGATCATACCATTATTTCCGGTCCGGATACGATTTCAAGAGGATTTGTATTTGTTCGTGATTCTGAGGAACTCCTTAAAGATATTAATCAATTGGTAAAAAAGGTAGTCGATGATTTGACCGAAGCGAATATCCGGGATTGGAAAGAAATGAAACAAGCAATCAAAAAAGACGTGGGTCAATTTTTGTTCAAGCAGTTAAGAAGAAAGCCTGTTCTTTTGCCGATTATTATTGAGATTTAG
- a CDS encoding NAD(FAD)-utilizing dehydrogenase, translating to MQSNHHDITIIGAGVSSIFLAYTLINENEHVSIHMIDIGKELSERTCGLDEGGPCTCESMCSKYIGFAGLGKSEGKFNYTNDFGGELGRKLGQQNTLELMREVDNILCEFGGDSVPSYSTKNEKLSSRGREAGLKVLSTEVRHLGTLLSSEIFEKMYEVLKNRITFSFETRVETISKKGEGFLLTSTCGPFTTEKLVIGTGMSGSKWLKGQAASLGLFPGKTRLDMGIRVEMKGDQLQSILQDTFETKLQIERDSFRATTYCMNPHGRIIRKHQHGLVMPDGQNAREEDTPSANLNFSLFVPRYFQSHDEAMKYTGEIIGGINQGRGRIVVQRLEDFKLQRRTESLEGNLIGPSLNAECGNMREEVPALYGMALTEFLGSLEALIGEPIHPDTLLYGLDAKFHESKLPTDENFETDISNLFLVGDCSGETHSLSQAAASGVYLGKYFINHISNK from the coding sequence ATGCAATCGAATCACCATGACATCACCATCATCGGAGCAGGAGTAAGCAGTATTTTTCTTGCTTATACCTTGATAAACGAAAATGAACATGTTTCCATTCACATGATTGATATCGGGAAGGAACTGAGTGAACGTACATGTGGTTTAGATGAGGGAGGACCCTGTACGTGTGAAAGTATGTGCAGTAAATACATAGGGTTTGCAGGTCTTGGGAAATCAGAGGGCAAATTTAATTATACGAATGATTTTGGCGGGGAACTTGGCAGGAAACTCGGACAGCAAAACACTCTTGAATTGATGAGGGAAGTAGACAATATTCTCTGTGAATTTGGCGGTGATAGCGTACCCTCATATAGTACGAAAAATGAGAAGCTTTCAAGTAGGGGAAGAGAGGCGGGCTTGAAGGTTCTTTCCACGGAGGTCCGACATTTAGGAACACTTCTTTCGAGCGAGATTTTCGAGAAGATGTATGAAGTGCTGAAAAACCGTATAACCTTCAGCTTTGAAACCCGTGTCGAGACCATCTCTAAAAAGGGTGAGGGCTTTCTCTTAACATCGACATGCGGTCCATTCACCACAGAAAAACTGGTGATAGGGACAGGCATGAGTGGAAGCAAATGGCTTAAAGGACAAGCTGCTTCACTTGGCCTTTTTCCGGGAAAGACGCGACTGGATATGGGGATTCGCGTGGAAATGAAAGGTGACCAGCTTCAATCAATTCTACAGGACACCTTTGAAACAAAGTTGCAGATCGAAAGGGATTCATTCAGAGCTACTACCTATTGTATGAATCCACATGGAAGGATCATCCGGAAACATCAGCATGGCTTGGTGATGCCGGATGGACAAAATGCCCGTGAAGAGGATACACCGAGTGCGAACCTGAACTTCAGTTTATTTGTTCCACGTTATTTTCAATCCCATGATGAGGCAATGAAGTATACAGGGGAGATCATAGGTGGAATCAATCAAGGACGAGGGAGGATTGTCGTACAGCGATTGGAGGACTTTAAACTCCAAAGACGTACTGAATCGTTGGAGGGGAATTTGATAGGTCCGTCCCTCAATGCGGAATGCGGAAATATGAGAGAAGAGGTCCCGGCATTGTATGGGATGGCCCTTACCGAGTTTTTAGGTTCTCTGGAAGCTCTTATTGGGGAACCGATCCACCCCGATACGCTTCTGTACGGGTTGGATGCGAAATTTCATGAATCTAAATTACCGACGGATGAGAACTTTGAAACGGATATATCAAATCTGTTTCTGGTTGGTGATTGTTCAGGAGAAACTCATTCCCTGTCCCAGGCTGCGGCAAGCGGTGTATATTTAGGAAAATACTTCATTAATCATATTTCCAATAAATGA
- a CDS encoding GNAT family N-acetyltransferase, translating to MFSFTVDKEISIELFQQHHKEELYELIDSNRDHLRQWLLWVDKRQSPGDLEPVIPIWIRNYAENNGFDAGIRYHGRLVGMVGLHFIDWKNRSTSIGYLLSEQAQGKGIITRAITSLVNYLFNELDLNRVEIQCAFNNEKSIGVPIRLGFTKEGITRDGQWLYDHYEDLVTYSMLKKDWPVS from the coding sequence ATGTTTTCATTCACAGTGGATAAAGAGATTTCAATCGAGCTATTTCAACAGCACCATAAGGAGGAATTATACGAACTGATTGATTCGAACCGGGATCATCTTCGACAGTGGCTTCTATGGGTAGATAAACGCCAATCACCAGGGGATTTAGAGCCGGTCATCCCTATTTGGATCCGGAATTATGCGGAAAACAACGGATTTGATGCAGGGATACGTTATCATGGGAGATTGGTCGGTATGGTCGGACTCCATTTTATCGATTGGAAAAACCGTAGCACGAGCATTGGATATCTCCTCAGTGAACAAGCACAAGGAAAAGGGATCATCACACGTGCCATTACCTCCCTCGTAAACTATTTATTTAACGAACTGGATCTTAACAGGGTGGAAATCCAATGTGCCTTCAACAATGAGAAAAGCATAGGTGTTCCCATACGTTTAGGATTTACAAAAGAAGGCATCACACGGGATGGGCAGTGGTTATATGATCATTATGAAGACCTTGTAACCTATAGTATGTTAAAAAAAGATTGGCCCGTTTCATAA
- a CDS encoding MFS transporter has translation MGERAVKLSEWGDLPPLKKNYPVFKFMGGNLISFFGDQIYLIAIPLMVLSITGSPLSMGIVAALERLPILLQPFAGVLSDRFNRKRLLLFCDLGRCILVGIIGILFINGTLEMWMVYPLVFGIGSLSQIYNTSQFASVPGLVRREDLQAVNSLNSGVFNSAVFLAPGIGGLIISFLNPGYALLVNSISFLVSFLAIASLKMKRNERDSSRASIWGEVREGFEFVLKTKPILYTNLAMVSSVFGTTLFLTLIVFHLKDSVNMNTVMIGWLLSAGGVGAILGAVTSNFFRKWFSYRSILFTASVVGGLSILLFGLMESYFWLAVMNAVGTFCASLMSPCIITIRQTLSPDHLLGRVQATSRLMTWVLMPIAAFLAGILAQAIGTNLTIVLAGAISTLASIPYLHHSLKDQ, from the coding sequence ATGGGAGAGCGTGCGGTCAAGCTGAGTGAATGGGGAGATTTACCACCTTTAAAGAAAAATTATCCTGTTTTCAAGTTTATGGGTGGAAATCTGATTTCATTTTTCGGAGATCAAATCTATCTAATTGCCATTCCACTTATGGTTTTATCTATAACGGGTTCCCCCCTGAGCATGGGGATTGTAGCTGCACTTGAGAGATTACCGATTCTGTTGCAGCCTTTCGCGGGTGTTTTGTCCGATCGATTCAACCGGAAGCGTCTGCTGCTATTTTGCGATTTAGGGCGGTGCATACTTGTTGGGATCATCGGGATTCTATTTATTAACGGTACTTTGGAGATGTGGATGGTATATCCCTTGGTGTTTGGTATTGGATCTCTAAGTCAAATCTATAATACTTCTCAATTTGCTTCAGTTCCAGGTCTGGTAAGAAGAGAAGACCTTCAAGCCGTGAATTCATTAAATTCCGGGGTGTTCAATTCAGCTGTATTTTTAGCACCGGGTATAGGTGGGTTGATCATTTCTTTTTTAAATCCAGGATACGCCCTGTTGGTGAACAGCATCAGCTTTCTCGTCTCATTTCTTGCCATTGCGAGTCTCAAGATGAAGAGGAATGAGAGAGATTCATCAAGAGCTTCCATATGGGGAGAAGTCAGAGAGGGATTTGAATTCGTTCTAAAGACCAAACCGATTTTGTACACAAACCTTGCCATGGTATCTTCCGTATTCGGAACAACATTGTTCCTTACATTAATAGTGTTTCACTTGAAAGATTCCGTGAATATGAATACGGTTATGATAGGCTGGTTGTTATCAGCTGGCGGAGTGGGTGCGATTTTGGGTGCGGTGACGTCAAACTTCTTTCGGAAATGGTTTTCTTATAGAAGCATATTATTTACGGCCTCTGTGGTTGGAGGACTTTCGATTCTCCTTTTCGGTTTGATGGAATCGTATTTCTGGCTCGCGGTCATGAACGCTGTAGGGACCTTCTGTGCTTCGCTGATGAGTCCCTGCATCATTACGATCCGACAAACGTTGTCCCCCGATCACTTATTGGGGAGGGTACAGGCCACGAGCCGTCTCATGACGTGGGTCCTCATGCCCATCGCCGCTTTCCTGGCAGGGATACTTGCCCAAGCAATCGGAACCAACCTGACCATCGTACTTGCCGGAGCGATCTCAACCCTCGCTTCCATACCTTACCTGCATCATAGCTTAAAAGATCAGTAG
- a CDS encoding CD3324 family protein — translation MKYVKAESVLPQSLVKEIQKYVQGETLYIPKPKAEYRKWGSRSGSRRIIDERNAKIKAAFSNGKPIQELACEYYLSSETIKKIVYKKH, via the coding sequence ATGAAATATGTAAAAGCGGAAAGCGTGTTACCTCAATCATTGGTAAAAGAGATCCAAAAATATGTACAGGGGGAAACCCTTTATATACCGAAACCGAAAGCGGAGTACCGAAAGTGGGGGAGCCGTTCAGGAAGCAGGAGGATCATTGATGAACGAAATGCCAAAATCAAAGCAGCTTTCTCAAATGGAAAGCCGATCCAAGAATTGGCCTGTGAATATTATCTTTCAAGTGAAACAATCAAGAAAATCGTTTACAAAAAGCACTGA
- a CDS encoding HAD family hydrolase has product MKFVFDLDGTICFKGKPISTRIVQCLLELKSDGHEVIFASARPIRDMLPVLDARLHSFPLIGGNGSLLYHKGKVIHSTSFHEKDLKMIHDLIHQYEATYLIDSEWDYAYTGPADHPILDFLDPDNLAQRHPVASLNSIVKILLLSASNFQGLIDELQDLDIVVNLHTNENVVDISPSNIHKWSALSRFGVDEGDFIAFGNDTNDISMFQKARHSVMIGYHKGLSSFADEQIPLTGDYEGEIIRKLRELSSAYSEISVETK; this is encoded by the coding sequence ATGAAATTTGTATTTGACTTAGACGGAACGATTTGCTTTAAAGGGAAGCCCATTTCAACAAGAATCGTCCAATGTTTACTGGAGCTGAAATCGGATGGTCACGAAGTAATATTTGCATCCGCCAGACCGATTCGTGATATGCTCCCTGTACTGGATGCACGATTGCATTCTTTTCCTTTGATTGGTGGGAACGGTTCTCTTCTTTATCATAAAGGTAAAGTGATTCATTCAACTTCTTTTCATGAAAAAGACCTTAAGATGATCCATGACCTCATCCATCAATATGAGGCAACCTATTTAATCGATAGCGAGTGGGATTATGCTTATACAGGTCCAGCCGATCATCCAATCCTTGATTTCCTTGATCCCGACAATCTTGCACAAAGGCATCCAGTCGCTTCACTGAATTCAATAGTGAAGATATTATTGTTATCAGCATCTAACTTTCAGGGATTAATTGATGAATTACAAGACTTGGATATCGTCGTAAACTTACATACGAATGAAAACGTAGTGGATATCAGCCCTTCCAATATTCATAAATGGAGCGCACTTTCGCGATTTGGAGTGGATGAAGGAGACTTTATTGCATTTGGTAATGATACCAATGACATCAGTATGTTCCAGAAAGCAAGACATTCTGTCATGATAGGGTATCATAAAGGACTTTCGAGCTTTGCTGATGAGCAAATCCCACTTACAGGAGATTATGAAGGGGAAATCATTAGGAAGTTGAGGGAATTGTCATCTGCATATAGTGAAATCAGTGTGGAAACGAAGTAA
- a CDS encoding GNAT family N-acetyltransferase, which produces MNTVLIEVPTMIETERLKLRIPQPGDGTAVNAAIKASLSELQPWLGFARSNPSVEETETNTREAHAKFITRESLRYLIFLKDTNKFVGSTGFHNIDWSVPKFEIGYWIDTRMSGNGYMAEAVGKLTELALNELNGKRVEIRCESTNDKSRAVPERLGYELEGILRNEDLSVDGERLTDTCVYGKISGS; this is translated from the coding sequence ATGAATACCGTATTAATTGAAGTTCCTACAATGATTGAAACAGAAAGACTGAAACTAAGGATACCTCAACCGGGTGACGGCACTGCAGTCAATGCGGCGATCAAGGCTTCCTTATCTGAATTACAGCCGTGGCTCGGCTTCGCCCGAAGTAACCCATCTGTTGAAGAAACGGAGACGAACACCCGTGAAGCACACGCCAAGTTCATTACCAGGGAAAGCCTAAGATATTTGATCTTTTTGAAAGATACCAATAAATTCGTAGGTTCTACAGGTTTTCACAATATCGATTGGAGTGTTCCGAAATTTGAAATCGGATATTGGATCGACACCCGAATGAGTGGAAATGGATATATGGCCGAAGCAGTCGGGAAGCTAACCGAATTGGCTCTGAATGAGCTGAATGGAAAAAGAGTCGAGATAAGATGTGAATCCACGAATGACAAAAGCCGGGCGGTTCCGGAAAGACTCGGCTATGAATTGGAGGGGATCCTTCGAAATGAAGACTTGTCAGTCGATGGAGAACGATTAACGGATACATGTGTGTATGGGAAAATATCCGGAAGCTGA
- a CDS encoding putative quinol monooxygenase — protein sequence MIIIHAEFQINPMKEQAFLEEIRPLVASSRAEAGNISYDLMKDTERESVYTMVEVWKDPSAVESHNSSEHFTSFVGRAPEYLAAPLDVKIYEGNKVEK from the coding sequence ATGATTATTATACATGCAGAATTTCAGATCAACCCAATGAAAGAACAGGCATTTCTAGAAGAGATCCGCCCACTTGTCGCTTCATCCAGAGCAGAAGCTGGCAACATTTCCTATGATTTAATGAAGGATACAGAGAGAGAAAGTGTCTACACCATGGTAGAGGTGTGGAAAGACCCATCTGCTGTGGAGAGTCATAATTCCAGCGAACATTTCACATCATTTGTTGGAAGGGCACCTGAGTATTTAGCGGCTCCCTTAGATGTGAAGATATATGAGGGAAATAAAGTAGAAAAATAA
- the rlmN gene encoding 23S rRNA (adenine(2503)-C(2))-methyltransferase RlmN codes for MEKKSIYGLTLDQLTTWLVENGQKKFRAAQVWDWLYKKRVTNFADMKNLNADCVQLLDDHFYLHTLTQEVKQESKDGTIKFLFKLEDGNLIETVLMRFNYGLSVCVTTQVGCNIGCTFCASGLLKKNRDLSSGEIVEQIMNVQHHLDEAGNGERVSHIVVMGIGEPFDNYDNMMDFFRVVNDQKGLSIGARHITVSTSGLADKIYKFADENIQINLAVSLHAPNNELRTRIMKINRAYPLEKLMPAIDYYLEKTNRRITFEYILLSDVNDHKEEALQLAKLLKNKRHLSYVNLIPYNPVDEHNQYQRSTKEAIVEFYGTLLEHGINCGVRVEQGTDIDAACGQLRSKQIKKDKVKS; via the coding sequence ATGGAAAAGAAATCCATATATGGATTAACATTAGATCAACTGACAACTTGGCTTGTTGAAAATGGACAAAAGAAATTCCGCGCGGCTCAAGTGTGGGATTGGCTATATAAAAAGAGAGTGACAAACTTTGCGGATATGAAGAATTTGAACGCTGACTGTGTTCAGCTCCTGGACGATCACTTCTATCTTCATACGCTCACACAAGAGGTTAAACAGGAATCGAAGGACGGTACAATCAAATTCTTGTTTAAACTTGAAGATGGTAATCTGATCGAGACCGTTCTGATGCGTTTTAACTATGGCCTGAGTGTGTGTGTCACGACACAGGTAGGTTGTAACATCGGTTGTACATTCTGTGCAAGTGGACTCCTGAAGAAGAACCGTGATTTATCAAGCGGCGAGATTGTCGAACAGATTATGAATGTTCAACATCATCTCGATGAAGCAGGGAACGGCGAGCGTGTCAGTCACATCGTCGTAATGGGGATTGGTGAACCGTTCGATAACTACGATAATATGATGGACTTTTTCCGTGTCGTGAATGATCAGAAGGGTCTTTCCATCGGAGCGCGCCATATTACCGTTTCCACAAGTGGACTGGCTGACAAAATTTACAAATTTGCCGATGAGAATATTCAAATCAACCTGGCTGTATCTCTTCACGCACCAAACAACGAATTGCGTACAAGAATCATGAAGATCAACCGTGCGTATCCGCTCGAGAAGTTAATGCCAGCGATTGATTACTATTTAGAAAAAACAAATCGACGCATCACGTTTGAATATATCTTGTTGAGTGATGTGAATGATCATAAGGAAGAAGCCCTTCAGTTGGCGAAACTGCTGAAGAATAAGCGTCATCTTTCTTACGTTAACCTGATTCCTTACAATCCGGTCGACGAACACAATCAATATCAACGAAGTACAAAAGAAGCGATCGTTGAATTCTATGGTACCTTACTGGAACATGGTATCAACTGTGGTGTACGTGTGGAGCAGGGGACAGATATCGACGCAGCCTGTGGTCAGTTGAGAAGTAAGCAAATCAAGAAGGATAAAGTGAAATCGTAA